From a single Sinorhizobium sp. RAC02 genomic region:
- the glmM gene encoding phosphoglucosamine mutase produces the protein MKRRYFGTDGIRGQSNLFPMTPDLAMRVGIAVGTIFRRGAHRHRVVIGKDTRLSGYMLENAMVAGFTAAGIDAFVLGPIPTPAVAMLTRSLRADIGVMISASHNPFYDNGIKLFGPDGYKLSDDLEMEIEDLLDTDMTAQLAKSAEIGRAKRIDGVHDRYIEHAKRTLPRDVTLQGLRVAIDCANGAAYRVAPAALWELGADVVTIGNEPDGLNINLECGSTHPEALQRKVHEVRADIGIALDGDADRVQIIDENGKFIDGDQLMAVIAESWAADGTLRGNGIVATVMSNLGLERFLTGKGLNLQRTKVGDRYVVEHMRQNDYNVGGEQSGHMVLSDFGTTGDGLVAALQVLACVKRSGKSVSEICNRFEPVPQVLKNVRIKTGQPLEDTVVRQAIADAESELAKTGRLLIRPSGTEPLIRVMAEGDDRAQVERIVDELVNLIGSVRSAA, from the coding sequence ATGAAACGTCGTTATTTTGGTACGGACGGCATTCGGGGACAGTCGAACCTTTTCCCGATGACGCCCGATCTTGCCATGCGCGTCGGCATTGCCGTGGGCACGATCTTCCGTCGCGGCGCCCATCGCCACCGGGTGGTCATCGGGAAGGACACGCGGCTGTCCGGCTACATGCTGGAAAACGCCATGGTCGCGGGCTTCACGGCCGCCGGCATCGATGCCTTCGTGCTCGGCCCGATTCCGACGCCGGCCGTCGCCATGCTGACGCGGTCGCTGCGCGCCGATATCGGCGTGATGATCTCAGCCTCGCACAATCCGTTCTACGACAACGGCATCAAGCTCTTTGGTCCCGATGGCTACAAGCTGTCCGACGACCTGGAAATGGAAATCGAGGATCTGCTCGATACGGACATGACGGCGCAGCTCGCCAAGTCCGCGGAAATCGGCCGGGCGAAGCGCATCGACGGCGTGCATGACCGCTATATCGAGCATGCCAAGCGCACCCTTCCGCGCGATGTCACCCTGCAGGGCCTGCGCGTCGCGATCGACTGCGCCAACGGTGCCGCCTATCGCGTGGCGCCGGCGGCCCTTTGGGAACTCGGTGCGGATGTCGTGACGATCGGTAACGAGCCGGATGGTCTCAACATCAATCTCGAATGCGGCTCCACCCATCCCGAGGCCTTGCAGCGCAAGGTACATGAAGTGCGCGCCGATATCGGCATCGCACTCGATGGTGATGCCGACCGTGTGCAGATCATCGACGAGAACGGCAAGTTCATCGACGGCGACCAGCTGATGGCGGTCATTGCCGAAAGCTGGGCGGCGGACGGCACGTTGCGCGGCAACGGCATTGTCGCAACCGTCATGTCGAACCTCGGCCTTGAGCGCTTCCTGACGGGCAAGGGTCTGAACCTCCAGCGCACCAAGGTCGGCGACCGGTATGTCGTCGAGCACATGCGCCAGAACGACTACAATGTCGGCGGCGAGCAGTCCGGCCACATGGTGCTTTCCGATTTCGGCACGACCGGCGATGGCCTAGTCGCAGCCCTTCAGGTGCTGGCCTGCGTGAAGCGCAGCGGCAAGTCCGTCAGCGAAATCTGCAACCGCTTCGAGCCCGTGCCGCAGGTGCTGAAGAACGTCCGCATCAAGACCGGCCAGCCGCTCGAAGATACCGTCGTGCGCCAGGCAATTGCCGATGCCGAAAGCGAACTGGCCAAGACCGGTCGCCTTCTCATCCGCCCGTCCGGTACCGAGCCGCTGATCCGCGTGATGGCGGAAGGCGACGACCGTGCCCAGGTGGAGCGCATCGTCGATGAACTCGTCAACCTCATCGGTTCGGTGCGCAGCGCTGCCTGA
- a CDS encoding ABC transporter permease → MTAEYTKPGGRKRASIKKTMRALVPLAGIGIMIAVWALLVELSGVAPYTLPSPQAVCDVLIKDWSILGPALWTTTKTTLQALLLALAGGWAIALLLAQARWIEALLHPITVAVQVTPIIALAPLIVIYVPSPHMAQMVCAFIVAFFPIMLNTLQGLKSAERHQADLLRTYGASRWQTFRYLRIPSALPSIFAGVKIGGGLALIGAVVAEFTVGQAGRNAGLAFRLLEAQTRLNTPRVFAALVLLAVLGGTIFAATRLLSRHALRHWHESEAEQKL, encoded by the coding sequence GTGACGGCCGAGTACACCAAGCCAGGAGGACGCAAACGGGCGTCCATCAAGAAGACCATGCGCGCCCTCGTCCCGCTCGCAGGCATCGGCATCATGATTGCCGTCTGGGCTCTGCTCGTGGAGTTGTCGGGTGTTGCCCCCTACACCCTTCCGAGCCCACAAGCGGTTTGCGACGTGCTCATCAAGGACTGGTCGATATTGGGGCCGGCTCTCTGGACTACGACGAAAACGACCCTTCAGGCATTGCTGCTTGCGCTGGCCGGCGGATGGGCCATCGCTCTGCTGCTGGCGCAGGCCCGCTGGATCGAGGCACTCCTCCATCCGATCACCGTGGCCGTTCAGGTAACGCCGATCATTGCGCTTGCGCCGCTGATCGTCATCTATGTGCCGAGCCCGCATATGGCGCAAATGGTCTGCGCGTTCATCGTCGCGTTCTTCCCAATCATGCTGAACACGCTGCAAGGGCTGAAGAGCGCGGAACGCCACCAGGCGGACTTGCTCCGCACCTACGGCGCATCGCGCTGGCAGACGTTTCGCTATCTGAGAATCCCCTCTGCCCTGCCGAGTATTTTCGCGGGCGTCAAAATCGGCGGAGGCCTCGCCCTGATCGGCGCCGTGGTCGCAGAATTTACCGTGGGACAAGCGGGCAGGAATGCAGGACTGGCCTTCCGGCTGCTGGAAGCGCAAACGCGGCTCAACACGCCGCGCGTCTTCGCTGCCCTGGTTCTGCTGGCGGTTCTTGGAGGCACGATCTTCGCGGCGACAAGGCTTCTTTCCCGACACGCTCTACGGCATTGGCACGAGAGCGAAGCGGAGCAAAAGCTGTAA
- a CDS encoding flagellin — MVLLLQSLISANWPDVIIEATPAGDISLRSDKAVDRLTGGRTSIGFTEIAVSIEPLAELDFLDIDIVANPDLLNAYLGYIEVVSADVIGAGAKLGALKTRIDMQTSFARTLVESIDKGTGRLVDADMNEASTRLKALQTQEQLAIQSLSIANTNAENIMQLFR; from the coding sequence ATGGTGTTGCTGCTGCAATCGCTTATCAGTGCCAATTGGCCGGACGTTATCATCGAGGCCACGCCGGCGGGCGATATCAGCCTGCGCTCGGACAAGGCGGTCGATCGCCTGACGGGTGGCCGGACCTCGATCGGCTTCACCGAAATCGCTGTCAGCATCGAGCCGCTGGCCGAGCTGGATTTTCTGGACATCGATATCGTTGCCAATCCCGACCTGCTTAACGCCTATCTCGGTTATATCGAGGTCGTATCGGCCGATGTGATCGGGGCGGGTGCAAAGCTTGGCGCGCTCAAGACGCGGATCGATATGCAGACGTCGTTTGCGCGCACCCTCGTGGAGAGTATTGACAAGGGCACCGGCCGTCTGGTCGATGCCGATATGAATGAGGCATCGACCCGGCTCAAGGCTCTCCAAACCCAGGAACAGCTTGCCATCCAGTCGCTGTCCATCGCCAACACGAACGCCGAGAACATCATGCAGCTGTTCCGGTAA
- a CDS encoding outer membrane beta-barrel protein: MFRRIAPIGIAILAGLVATSAVASDLDIINAPEIDVSGGGVAEGWYIRGDLGYSGWMKGGKPDYTVYSPGGSVFSQETFDSSRFSKSLSYGAGMGYQFNSMFRADLTTDFFNGDLSGDSNINLPCSSDEPAGTSCGFSHKADYSAINVMANGYVDLGTFAGFTPYVGAGAGVTYVNWDDLRSRPYCVDGSSLCSGDTYTGGRLTGEDSWRFTYALMAGAAVDLTDRIKLDLGYRFSDTAGGKMFRYGATEQGWGASGTKGRDDGFQKHEFRAGIRINTW; encoded by the coding sequence ATGTTTCGTCGCATCGCACCCATTGGTATCGCCATTTTGGCTGGCCTCGTCGCAACCAGTGCGGTTGCGAGCGATCTCGACATCATCAATGCGCCGGAAATCGACGTGTCCGGCGGCGGGGTGGCCGAGGGCTGGTACATCCGTGGCGATCTCGGCTATTCCGGCTGGATGAAGGGCGGCAAGCCCGACTACACGGTCTACTCGCCGGGCGGCTCGGTCTTCTCGCAGGAGACCTTCGACAGTTCGCGCTTCTCCAAGTCGCTGTCCTACGGCGCCGGGATGGGTTACCAGTTCAACAGCATGTTCCGCGCCGACCTGACGACGGATTTCTTCAACGGCGATCTCAGCGGTGATTCGAACATCAACCTGCCGTGCAGCAGCGATGAACCGGCCGGCACAAGCTGCGGCTTCAGCCATAAGGCGGACTACAGCGCGATCAACGTCATGGCCAACGGCTATGTGGATCTCGGGACGTTTGCCGGCTTCACGCCCTATGTCGGCGCCGGCGCCGGCGTGACCTACGTCAACTGGGACGACCTGAGGAGCCGGCCTTACTGCGTGGACGGTTCGTCGCTGTGCTCGGGCGATACTTACACGGGCGGTCGACTGACGGGCGAGGACAGCTGGCGCTTTACCTATGCGCTGATGGCGGGTGCCGCGGTGGACCTGACCGACCGCATCAAGCTCGACCTCGGCTATCGCTTCTCAGACACGGCGGGCGGAAAGATGTTCCGCTATGGTGCCACCGAGCAGGGCTGGGGCGCGAGCGGCACCAAGGGCCGCGATGACGGCTTCCAGAAACACGAATTCCGCGCCGGTATCCGCATCAACACCTGGTAA
- a CDS encoding ABC transporter substrate-binding protein, whose amino-acid sequence MTSHCFVERPSIATLLVAATFSFASPASALDKVRFGTDWLAEADHGGFYQAVADGTYARYGLDVEIVQGGPGTHNRALLLAGKLDFYLGTQQEQLVGIEQGIPLVDVAAFYQKNAQVLLAHPDAGMETFEDLAKLPTIFMTQGGFNAYFEWMKANFSGFRDEQFRNYTYSPAPFLADRQSAQQGLITAEPYQIKEQTGTEPKIFLLADSGYKPYATTITVQQTLVDTNPDLVQRFVDASIEGWYSYLYGDNAATNALIKSENPEMTDGQIAYAIDKIKQYGIVDSGDALNKGIGCLTAERYKELADELVKVKLLQADTDYTKAFDTRFSCKGVGLNLKN is encoded by the coding sequence ATGACCTCGCATTGCTTCGTCGAAAGGCCCTCAATCGCCACCTTGTTGGTAGCCGCCACCTTCTCCTTTGCCTCTCCTGCCAGCGCCCTCGATAAGGTTCGTTTCGGTACGGACTGGCTCGCCGAAGCGGACCACGGCGGCTTCTATCAGGCCGTCGCGGATGGCACTTACGCCCGCTATGGCCTCGACGTGGAGATCGTCCAGGGTGGTCCCGGCACGCACAATCGTGCTCTGCTGCTCGCAGGCAAACTCGATTTCTATTTGGGAACCCAGCAGGAGCAGCTTGTCGGGATCGAACAGGGCATTCCGCTCGTCGATGTCGCCGCCTTCTATCAGAAGAACGCGCAGGTGCTTCTCGCGCACCCCGATGCAGGCATGGAGACATTCGAAGACCTTGCCAAACTGCCGACGATCTTCATGACGCAGGGCGGGTTCAACGCGTATTTCGAGTGGATGAAGGCGAATTTCAGCGGCTTTCGCGACGAGCAATTCAGGAACTATACGTACAGTCCCGCGCCGTTCCTCGCTGACAGGCAATCGGCACAGCAGGGGCTCATCACCGCTGAGCCCTACCAGATCAAGGAACAGACCGGCACGGAACCGAAAATTTTTCTGCTCGCCGACAGTGGCTACAAGCCCTATGCGACCACGATTACGGTGCAGCAAACCCTCGTCGATACGAATCCCGATCTCGTTCAGCGCTTTGTCGATGCGTCGATCGAGGGCTGGTACAGCTATTTGTACGGCGACAATGCCGCGACCAATGCCTTGATCAAGTCGGAGAACCCGGAAATGACGGATGGCCAGATCGCCTATGCCATCGATAAGATCAAGCAATACGGTATTGTTGACAGTGGTGATGCGCTTAACAAGGGCATCGGGTGCCTGACCGCCGAGCGCTACAAAGAGCTCGCCGACGAACTGGTGAAGGTGAAGCTTCTCCAGGCGGATACCGATTATACGAAGGCTTTCGACACCCGTTTTTCCTGCAAGGGTGTCGGGTTGAATTTGAAGAACTGA
- a CDS encoding outer membrane protein, with the protein MRKVLSGVVAVLLTGTSGYAADIYQPEVIEAPVQETIIETGGWYLRGDMGWSYNKMRGAKYFQGSNGNMRNFDSADLKSGFVIGGGVGYQINDHFRTDVTLDYMFNSKFNGSTSGSCGVAVNCTSRDVASMTALSLLANAYVDIGTYGSITPYVGAGIGGTYVNWKGLNNTSCEDGDPTNCDPTFNHRGKKNWRFTYALMAGASIDVTCNVKADVGYRFRHVTKGGMFGYNAGGGPGYDKGFYSHEARAGLRYSFNGCAQQAYIPPAEIPIEQPVYK; encoded by the coding sequence ATGAGGAAAGTTTTGAGTGGCGTCGTAGCCGTCCTGCTGACAGGCACGTCGGGTTATGCCGCTGATATCTACCAGCCGGAGGTCATCGAAGCCCCCGTGCAGGAAACCATCATCGAGACCGGCGGGTGGTACCTGCGCGGCGACATGGGCTGGTCCTACAACAAGATGCGCGGTGCCAAGTACTTCCAGGGCTCGAACGGCAACATGCGCAACTTCGATTCCGCGGACCTGAAGAGCGGGTTCGTCATCGGCGGCGGTGTCGGTTACCAGATCAACGATCACTTCCGTACGGACGTGACGCTCGACTATATGTTCAATTCCAAGTTCAACGGCTCGACCTCCGGCAGCTGCGGCGTGGCGGTAAACTGCACCTCGCGCGACGTTGCTTCCATGACGGCGCTGAGCCTGCTGGCCAATGCCTATGTGGATATCGGCACATACGGCTCCATCACGCCCTATGTCGGTGCCGGTATCGGTGGCACCTATGTGAACTGGAAGGGTCTCAACAACACCTCTTGCGAGGACGGCGATCCGACGAACTGCGACCCGACCTTCAATCACCGCGGCAAGAAGAACTGGCGCTTCACCTACGCCCTCATGGCCGGTGCCTCGATCGACGTGACCTGCAACGTGAAGGCCGACGTGGGCTATCGTTTCCGCCATGTCACGAAGGGCGGCATGTTCGGCTACAATGCCGGCGGCGGCCCCGGCTACGACAAGGGCTTCTACAGCCACGAAGCGCGCGCCGGTCTGCGTTACTCCTTCAACGGCTGCGCCCAGCAGGCTTACATCCCGCCGGCAGAAATCCCGATCGAGCAGCCGGTCTACAAATAA